From Drosophila yakuba strain Tai18E2 chromosome 2L, Prin_Dyak_Tai18E2_2.1, whole genome shotgun sequence, one genomic window encodes:
- the LOC6526585 gene encoding cell cycle checkpoint protein RAD1, which yields MADVEPSPYGDCKFVARVEHIKTLTQAIKSICFNDYGMLQVSEDGLRITVEQGKSIQATLFMPPGAFMEFSVQDFQCFGLKMNVLSECLQLFGSADCSMRMMYRDKGDPLRIILYPHDDDDVSTECAIKTMDCDEPIDYDQNLKDPDLNVIFVRGPNLSKVFHELEKSAEEFEFVTSPNRPHFKITTVGIMQAVFSVEVAKTSPMMMMFNCKQTVVARYKSQQIRITNKAMQSATKVAIKTNSVGLLELHLVLQGDGQDEIFIQFFIIPLLNTD from the exons ATGGCTGATGTGGAGCCATCGCCCTACGGCGACTGCAAATTCGTCGCTCGAGTGGAGCACATCAAGACTTTAACCCAGGCCATCAAGTCAATCTGCTTTAATGAT TATGGCATGCTGCAAGTCTCCGAAGATGGCTTGCGCATCACCGTGGAGCAGGGCAAGTCCATCCAGGCTACGCTTTTCATGCCGCCAGGTGCCTTCATGGAGTTCAGTGTGCAGGACTTCCAGTGCTTCGGTCTAAAAATGAATGTGCTGTCCGAGTGCCTCCAACTCTTCGGATCCGCCGACTGCAGCATGCGGATGATGTACAGGGATAAGGGCGATCCCCTGAGGATCATTCTCTATCCAcacgacgacgatgatgtgAGCACGGAGTGCGCCATCAAAACTATGGACTGCGATGAGCCAATCGACTACGATCAAAATCTGAAGGATCCGGATCTAAATGTTATTTTCGTGCGCGGACCAAATCTATCGAAGGTGTTCCACGAACTGGAGAAGTCTGCGGAGGAATTCGAGTTCGTGACATCGCCGAACCGACCGCACTTTAAGATCACCACAGTTGGGATCATGCAGGCGGTGTTCAGCGTCGAGGTGGCCAAAACCAGTcccatgatgatgatgttcaACTGCAAGCAGACGGTGGTGGCTCGCTACAAGAGCCAGCAGATCCGCATAACCAACAAGGCGATGCAGTCGGCCACCAAGGTGGCCATCAAAACCAACTCCGTTGGCCTGCTGGAACTGCATCTGGTGTTGCAGGGCGATGGCCAGGATGAGATATTCATTCAGTTCTTCATAATTCCTTTGCTTAACACTGATTAA
- the LOC6526587 gene encoding protein insensitive — MDNQYQRIVNATARDDSQSRRSQTLFLNAWSQTSSEDFELLRSISAPDPQVEAENRALRDKVRYLEAKLQQHTDLLSQIHATSARMQQASSLLAESGPPTPPAVQSHQILTPPSSVICAPTQNPQILDYKIISAPDDADAIEIRLAAESLNSLSTSADSDRLEICLGDENQQQSNHHHSQQQYRISSGIKREDVESFGTPQQFIKRRKLQEIQLQEEVPRQNIKLPAKSQLKIRNGSLTDLNKSQQQNMDNVMVSIGPNNTCVPASVFENINWSVSSLATRKLLVSIFDRETLATHSMTGKPSPAFKDQDKPLKRMLDPQKIQDIIFAVTHKCNASEKEVRNAITTKCADENKMMKIQNVKRRSSGIKHEKENII, encoded by the exons ATGGATAAC CAATATCAGCGCATAGTCAACGCCACTGCACGCGATGATTCGCAGTCGAGGAGGAGCCAGACTTTGTTTCTGAATGCCTGGTCGCAGACATCTAGCGAGGATTTCGAGCTGCTCCGCAGCATCTCCGCGCCGGATCCCCAAGTGGAGGCCGAGAACAGGGCGCTCCGCGATAAGGTACGCTACTTGGAGGCCAAATTACAGCAGCACACGGATCTGCTCTCCCAGATTCATGCCACCTCCGCCAGGATGCAACAGGCATCCTCCCTGCTGGCAGAAAGTGGACCACCAACGCCGCCCGCTGTCCAGAGCCACCAGATCCTCACGCCACCGAGCTCGGTGATATGTGCCCCCACGCAGAATCCACAGATTCTGGATTACAAGATCATCTCGGCCCCCGACGATGCGGATGCCATCGAAATTCGCCTGGCGGCGGAGAGCCTGAACAGTCTAAGCACCTCAGCGGATTCTGATCGCCTGGAGATTTGCCTGGGCGACGAGAACCAACAGCAGAGCAATCACCATCATAGCCAGCAGCAGTACAGGATTAGCAGCGGCATTAAGAGGGAAGATGTCGAATCCTTTGGCACTCCACAACAGTTCATCAAACGTCGCAAGCTGCAGGAGATTCAGTTGCAGGAAGAAGTCCCGCGGCAGAACATCAAACTACCAGCCAAATCCCAACTCAAAATCCGTAATGGCAGTCTCACCGATCTCAACAAAAGCCAACAGCAGAACATGGACAACGTGATGGTGTCCATTGGCCCGAACAACACCTGTGTGCCCGCCAGTGTCTTCGAGAACATCAACTGGTCGGTTTCCTCGCTGGCCACCCGAAAACTACTGGTTTCGATTTTCGACCGGGAAACTCTGGCCACCCATTCGATGACGGGCAAGCCGTCGCCCGCTTTCAAGGATCAGGACAAGCCCCTCAAGCGGATGCTCGATCCGCAGAAGATCCAGGACATCATCTTTGCAGTGACGCACAAGTGCAATGCCAGCGAGAAGGAGGTGCGCAATGCCATCACCACCAAGTGCGCCGACGAGAACAAGATGATGAAGATCCAGAACGTGAAGCGACGCAGCAGTGGCATCAAACACGAAAAGGAGAACATTATATAG
- the LOC6526586 gene encoding uncharacterized protein LOC6526586 — MASESDSTTSCFVPHLVEQVFKLYRSKAESKCLTEEERGQFFYDLSTLLGQELVLRSLHLLDDHNFAFFHAKNNRSVCVVEISKGNEFFRLIPGVSFCKCEFFQCHVLQLPRGILYHDVPSGQRGILEDWSEDSWVSFTCQHILALRLHQFLKHTGRKTSEQILKKEDIKELQRDVFRD; from the exons ATGGCGTCTGAATCGGACAGCACTACATCCTGTTTTGTTCCACATCTGGTCGAACAAGTCTTCAAATTATATCGGAGTAAAGCAGAGTCCAAGTGCCTAACAGAAG AGGAACGTGGACAGTTCTTTTACGATCTATCCACCTTATTAGGCCAAGAACTGGTTCTGAGATCACTGCACCTCCTGGACGACCACAACTTTGCCTTCTTTCACGCCAAAAACAATCGATCCGTGTGCGTGGTAGAGATTTCCAAGGGAAACGAGTTCTTCCGGTTGATTCCGGGCGTAAGTTTCTGCAAGTGCGAGTTCTTCCAGTGCCACGTGCTACAGTTGCCCCGAGGCATCCTTTACCACGACGTCCCCAGTGGCCAACGGGGCATTTTGGAGGATTGGAGCGAGGATAGCTGGGTGTCCTTTACCTGCCAGCACATCCTGGCATTGCGGCTTCATCAATTTCTAAAGCACACGGGCCGGAAAACCAGCGAGCAGATTCTTAAGAAGGAAGATATCAAGGAGCTGCAGAGGGACGTCTTTCGGGACTAG